ACTTAAAGTTCCGCAGATGAATCGCACATTCATTGATCCAAGTTGAGGTTGTATTTAGGGACAACTAAGACTAGATTTTTTGAAATATATGTGTTGTGGCCAATAAAATTATAATACGGCCAAAATATTTCTAGACATGCATATAAATATGATTTAATAAATTCCAGATTGAAATACTACTATCAATGTGGGTGCTCAAAGCTTTCAATGTTTGGATTAAGACATTTCCAAAGTGTCTTTGCATACTTggatgtatttttttacttctggtgttctttgtactaccttcACAGTTAATGAACAGATCGAAATTTTTTCTCAAAAGAAACTAAAGAAAATACATCTAAAAGTAAATAATTAGATGAACCTGAAAACCTAATGATATAAAATACTGCCAAAAAGGATATTTCGCTCTATAGCTCTTCTATAGAGCGTCTCATACCATTGACTATAAAATTTCCAATGGAGAAGGTATTTTTATATATCTAAATAGCAAGACGCCACTATTTAATTTCTCTCACATGCGCTTTCACATCACCTCAATTATTGGTAGTCGTACGACCTAAATTGTGTGGCATGTACTCATAACTATGTTTTTGTGCATTAATATGTCCATACAaatcatgccacatcatcaatttatgcATGCCTTTTTCCCTGGTGAATCAAGTCATGCACGTCGATCACACATTAATTTTCCTACGTTAATTTCTATGTGGATATGGATAGTATATGTGTTGTACCATTGAAGCAAAAACATCTCATTCATATTTCACATTTTTGTTAAATGTTGGTGTCGTCGTGTTAAGTTCAATTCAAAAAAGTTCTTTTTGTACCTAGTTGTCACGTAACTTATAGCTTCATTGTTCTCTAAATGTAAACCGAGAGCATTCCTATATTAATTTTAGATATTTTAAACACGTGTTTATTAATGGACCTCCATAGCTAGCGAACATTCGTCGTGAGGGGTGGCATTTGCAAACATTTTTGTTGGCAGTTTCTTCAAAGATGCGTGGCAGTTTCTAGGAGGAAAACTGAGGCAAAAAAAAAGACAGAAATTGCCATCTTTTGATCTTGCTTCGCAACTAAACCTGTCGGAAAAATGCTTTCGCTTGCCATCCCCTCTCCGGAAATGCTCGCCAGGTAGCATTTCTATTATTAATCTGTTTCAATATTATTTTCGCAGCTCATACCTTGGACTAAAAAAATCCAAAGGAAAAGATATAGGGTTGTAAAAGATGCGCTCAAAGGGAACCAGGGCAACAAAAGCGAGGGTATattaaaaagaaaattaaaaaaatcagaGAGTTTATTTCGAGCCCAGGGACAGGTGGAGCATTAGCATCGTCCTTGAGCCGGGCCCGGCTCTGTACATATATTCTCGCGGGAAAATGATCGTGGGGGGCTTTTTTCCTAATACGGCCAGCGTCCCGTGTAAGCTAACGTTTCGGGAAAGTCCGTCTTCTTCATCCTTTCCGACCACGCACACACCCAGCAGCAAGAATGAACCCTGTCCTCCAATGATCTCCCCCGTACGACCCATCCGAGGCTGTGTGATCTTGCTCTCCCTCCCCGTCGTCACCATGCACGTGAAACGGGCGGGCGGGCTTTCGACACCTTCCCAGCTACGGCCGGCGGCAGCTGATGAAGCTTACATCAAATCGAGCCAAGGAAGCATGCACCCCAGTCACCGTCTCGCACTAGCTAATTGGCAGACATTCCCTGTGCCCGCTTGCCGGCCGGCCGCGGCGTGACCGCCGGTCGGCCCAGAGCCCCGGTCGCAACGCAAACCTACACGCCAGCAGGAGCAGGCAGCCAGGCACGGCCTAGAAGCCACCATTAATTTGCGTGGTGATCATGATCAGGAGCTTATTACGGCAGACAGATGCATCCATCGGTCTCGCTTCTGCCTGTGGGGGTCAAAAGCGCTGCCGGTTGTACCACGTCCACAGAACCAATTCAATAGAGAGAGGCGACGAGATTCCGTGGCCACGCCAGCTCGGCAGCGCCAAGGAGTGCTAGAGCGGAGAGCAGCGGCTGAACTGGTCTGGACATGGACATGGACATGGAACATGCCAGGCTGAGCTTTTCGGCCCTATATAAAGTGGCCACCGGCCGTGGGGCAACACTCATCATCACCACTTCCTCAATTCACAGCTTACGCTTACTCCTGCTCCAGATAACCTCTGCTGCTTGCTCCCTCTCGTACCCTAGCAGCTAGCTAGCCGGTCGATCTACACTAGGAAGAAGGAAGGGGAAATGGCCGGGAGGGACAGGGACCCGCTGGTGGTTGGCAGGGTTGTGGGAGACGTGCTGGACCCCTTTGTCCGGACCACCAACCTCAGGGTGACCTTCGGGAACAGGACCGTGTCCAACGGCTGCGAGCTCAAGCCGTCCATGGTCGCCCAGCAGCCCAGGGTTGAGGTGGGCGGCAATGAGATGAGGACCTTCTACACACTCGTACGTACACAGTCACTATCTAATGCCTATATATATGTTAAGCTCTGAAAGTGCTCGCCACACGCACATGATCGATCGAGCTCTATATATAGTACGTGTGGGAAGATGATTCTCGATGCTTCTGTTCACAGCATGTTTGTCTTGGCAGGCACATGACTAATGCTCCATCTTGCATATGGCTCTGTGCTAGCTCTCTGGTGTTCATCATGATTTTCTATGCTTCTTTTCTATTCGGGGAACATTGATTTTCGATGCTTCTGTTGACATGTTTTATGTTTGTTCTGGCAAGCACACGACTAATTAAAGCTCGATCTTAAATATATGCTTATGCACGTAGTACTCTCTACGTCTCTAGTATTGATCATGATGTGCACGCGTGTACTGCCCGCAGGTGATGGTAGACCCAGATGCTCCAAGTCCAAGCGATCCCAACCTTAGGGAGTATCTCCACTGGTAAGTAAATTTGTAGCTCAGTTGAATAATTTCTCTTTCCCTAGATATACACACTagctcatgtgtgtgtgtgtgcgcgcgcgtgtgcaTCTACATGTGTGTGCAGGCTTGTGACAGATATCCCCGGTACAACTGGTGCCTCGTTCGGGCAGGAAGTGATGTGCTATGAGAGCCCTCGTCCGACCATGGGGATCCACCGCTTCGTGCTCGTGCTCTTCCAGCAGCTCGGCCGGCAGACGGTGTACGCCCCCGGGTGGCGCCAGAACTTCAACACCAGGGACTTCGCCGAGCTCTACAACCTCGgcccgcccgtcgccgccgtctaCTTCAACTGCCAGCGTGAGGCCGGCTCCGGTGGCAGGAGGATGTACAATTGACCTACCCATGGCCCACGTACGCCACCCGCAAAGTCAGCAAATTATCCAACGTGGCTAGTTTACTAGTATATAGTTTGTCATAAGAAGCCAGCCACGAATTAATTAAGCATTATCTATATATTGGCAACACATACACTACATATATGCATACTATGATCGATGTAAAACTAGCCGTACGCATATATGCATATCAAcggctaattaattaattaagggggGATGAACCCTAGATCAATGGCTTGGTACTGCACTATATATATAGTCTGCAATAAACTGATGCCAATAGTATACAGCACACAATATTGGAGGAGCTACACGCCATGTGCAACTTAGAGCTACCTGGTACATATCTGCAGGTTGGTCTTGACTCTTGTGTGTTCACTTATGCGTGCATGAACATCAGTCAATCATATAGACATAGTTATGCATGGGAGACAAACATGTAATTGACAGATACTGCTACAAGACACAGTGATATGTACACACTTAGCGCAGTAGCAAAGCACATGCATGTGTTGGGCCTTGTACAACTTCCTCATGATGATGGCAATATAATCAAGTGTCAAGTTATGTATGAGACCGGTGGCTTCTCTGTGATGATGAACAATATTAATGTCTGGTGCGCTAGCTCATCAATCTGTGTCTTATACTAGATGCTAGCTGGGTAGCGTCTCTTTCATTGAGTTCCACGATCTGCCGTCCTAGGTTTCAGAAATATCTTGTAGTATCATGCTTCAGAAATATATTTCAGAAGTTTCTTGCTTCCCAGCACCCAAAGTGCATACAATGATCGGTTCATCATCAGCACTTTGCTCCTTTCCAACTTCAAAGTGAGCATGCATATATCGACAACCTTTTTAACTCTTTCCAGGCATGGCTTGATTCGACTTTGTCAGCTCTTGTCATTCAGCTTCCTTTCTCTTCTCTCATCTCGTCTTTTGGGTAGATGGCATTAGGAAGTAGGGCTCCATGCTTAGAAGCAAGTAGCTTCGATCCTTGTGTTCTACTAGGTATTATTATATGAAGTCAATGAGAAAAAAATCTACACACGGAAGGATGCTATTATTCCTGGGTAAGCAGAGGTAGCTAGAGAGCATCAACCTTTGGCGTGCGATTGGTGGGCGCAGCAGCCGCCTTTTTTCACCGGCGTGAAGATTCACCATGTGTAAAAAATGAAAATGCTACACCTACATACACTTGTTACGAGCCTTACGAAAGTCCTTTTCACCTAACTAACCNNNNNNNNNNNNNNNNNNNNNNNNNNNNNNNNNNNNNNNNNNNNNNNNNNNNNNNNNNNNNNNNNNNNNNNNNNNNNNNNNNNNNNNNNNNNNNNNNNNNNNNNNNNNNNNNNNNNNNNNNNNNNNNNNNNNNNNNNNNNNNNNNNNNNNNNNNNNNNNNNNNNNNNNNNNNNNNNNNNNNNNNNNNNNNNNNNNNNNNNNNNNNNNNNNNNNNNNNNNNNNNNNNNNNNNNNNNNNNNNNNNNNNNNNNNNNNNNNNNNNNNNNNNNNNNNNNNNNNNNNNNNNNNNNNNNNNNNNNNNNNNNNNNNNNNNNNNNNNNNNNNNNNNNNNNNNNNNNNNNNNNNNNNNNNNNNNNNNNNNNNNNNNNNNNNNNNNNNNNNNNNNNNNNNNNGTCCCAACTAAAGCCCAATTAAACACTGCCAAGTCATCCCGTAACTCCCCTCCTCACGCAATTCTTCGTAGATGTAGGAAAACTCGTGTAAATAGTAGCAGTGGGTAAAGTTGCTTTACTAATGTACGACCACCACTCAAGTTGCATATGTACTGACATTGGCCGGCCGGACGCGCGGGGCTCTGAAGTGCACTTTGGGGCCGCCGTATATACCAGCAGCAAGTAGGCGTAGCAACTGGGGCACGAATCATGCTGCAAGAAGTGTCGTTGTTCTTCTTCTTTCCTTACGGGATTAGTGTATGTAAGTATGTTCATATCACATGCATGCCGCATGCGGTCACGTCTATTTTATAGTATTAACAAGGTAAAAAAAAACAAGGTAAAATGTGGCGCGCGCGCTCAAGGATCTCACCTACTTCGCCGAGTTACGTCCATCTGGGCTCGCCGGCGGCACATCGCGCCGACATCAAAAGTCTCTGTGTGTAGTCCTCAGCTGCCTTTGCGTCGATCAGCAGAAGACACACCTTTCTTTTTAGAAACAGCAGAAGACACACCTTTTTGTTTTTGAGTGAAGCAGAAGAAGACACACCTAAACATATGTTTAGGTGTTCCATATATGTTCCTAAACATATGTTCCAGTAATGGGCTTCCGCCAGCATGTTTCATAGCCATGGGCTTCTCATACTTGCGGCCTGACGGGCCCCAAATTGGACGTGAACTACGCTGAAACGTGGTCACCCTGCAAACTGGCCCAGATAGTGGAATGGCTAACAAAGTTGGGCCGGCCGGGAAACGGGCACCCTATTTCTCGCGTTCAACGAGACGAGAGGATGCGCTCGCTTCTGGGGGCGACCCAGATGGGCCAGCCCAGCCGCGGGAGCCACAGCCAACTTTTTTCTGTTTTCATTTTTACTTTATTTTTGTACTTTTTTTATACTTCTAAATATtctacatatatacatatatattacaaaaatacttcaaaaaaacatttgaaaaattgttgAACAAGTATTAGAAAATGTTTACCAaggatttgaaaaatgttgaacaagtatttgaaaatgttgaataagtattaaaaatgatGAGCAAGTATTCGCAAAATGTTGAATAGGTATTAAAAATTATTGAATGAGTATagtaaaaatgttgaataagtatttgacaATGTTGAACAAGAATTAGAAAATTTGAAAAGGTATATTAATTTTTTTGAATATGtgtatgaaaaatgttgaacaagtatttgaaaatattgaataatattaaaaatattgaagaagtttttgaaaaaatgttgaaaaatTATTTCAAAAATATTGAATAAGCATTCGGATAATGTAAAATGTATGAAAAAATGTTGACCGCTTGTTatgaaaatgtagagtgaaaacgaaACCCAAcataagaagaaaaaacaaaaaaagtggagGAGAAAACgggagaagaaaaaaacaaaaccaaagaaaaatggagaagaaaaaaaagaaaaccaaacaagaaatggagaaaaaaatgaaaaaccaGTAAAACCAgaggaaaaaaatgaagaaaacccTATGAAAAAAGGAAACGAGAAACGAAAAAAAAAAGGAAACCAGAAATACCAGTGAAAAAGACACCT
This portion of the Triticum dicoccoides isolate Atlit2015 ecotype Zavitan chromosome 7A, WEW_v2.0, whole genome shotgun sequence genome encodes:
- the LOC119332388 gene encoding protein HEADING DATE 3A; this translates as MAGRDRDPLVVGRVVGDVLDPFVRTTNLRVTFGNRTVSNGCELKPSMVAQQPRVEVGGNEMRTFYTLVMVDPDAPSPSDPNLREYLHWLVTDIPGTTGASFGQEVMCYESPRPTMGIHRFVLVLFQQLGRQTVYAPGWRQNFNTRDFAELYNLGPPVAAVYFNCQREAGSGGRRMYN